The nucleotide window CTCATAACTTGAGCTATTGTCAAGTTGCTGTTGTCTTTAAGCGATTCACGTAACAAGGAAGGGAAACCGGAATCCAATTCTTCTTTAATGCGGTTCAAGATGCAGGGTTCTGATACAATCTCTTCCATCATAACCGGTGGGCGTGATGGCAGGCATACTTTCAAATGGGCTAGGTCAAGTGCAGCTCCATCAACCCCTTGGTAGAGCGAACCACTAATAGCCAGTGCGCCACCGATGTTATAATTCAAGTCGATTAATAAAACAGTCTGGTTCCTTAAATTTGTATAGTTGTAAATCTCATATCCTAATCTGGTTCGAGCGTTATTATCAACAGAGATGAGCTTATCTTTAAATGCTTTCGATACTTCGGTTGTAATGTCCACTGATTCCCAGTTAAATAGTCCAGGTGTTACTTGAGCCGTTCCGGTTTCGCTGTAAACGACGCCTGAGAGTGAAATCCCTACACCCAGAAGTCGGTCAGCTTGAGCATCAGCTTTACTCGTAGCCATTTCGGCTGCTTTGACGATTCGCTTTATGATTTCTGAGGGTGAGGCGCCGGGGGTTAAATCTTCGCGTGATTGGTTAACGACAGAACCATCCGCATCCATTAAAACAGTGCGGATAAGGTTAGGACAAACTTCAAGCCCGGCAATATAAGCGCGACCGGATGCTAGCCTTAGCTGAACAGGTCGTCTTCCACCCAAAGATACCGCTCGGCCTGATTCTCGAAGCCAACCATTATTGATAAGGCGACGAATGACCATCGAAATCGCGGCAGGACTTTGCCCAAGACGCTTGGCTAGGTCGGAGCGAGTTATATCAGGGAGATCATATACGTATCGGATTAATTGACGTTCAACGCGCCAAGCGCTCGGAGTTCTTTTTCTTTTTCTCAACATACTGCTTTTTCTCCAATCGAGTCTGGAAGATCGCCCTGCCATTAAGTTAATTGGATGATCTCACTCTTGCCTAAAAGGATACATCTAAAATAGAAGATTCTTCAACTGTAGAAACAAATATTTTGCTTGTAGTGATAACAATTTTTCAAAGTCTACCCTTGTAGGTTCAATTGAATTTGAAGTTAATTGCTAAGGTTTTGACTATGAATGTGATGAAGAACAGCACAGGTATAATCCTAGCAATGAAACGTGTTTTATTTTTTCTAGGGCGTTTTGGTTTATGGGTTGAAATAATTTTACTTTTTGGCGGGGCAATCAGTTTAATGTTGGCAACCCGTTGTGAGCCTTGGTATCGTCTTGTTAACCCTGAGTACTGGATACTTAGAGTTCAGGGGAAAGACCTTTTCGACCAGTCAGGGGTGCTTTGGCATGGTAATCGGAACCGGCCGGAAATCGCTCTTACTTTTGACGATGGTCCGGATCCTGTTTACACGGATAGAGTTTTGGATGCATTAAAACGCGCCAATATGAAAGCAACTTTTTTCTTAGTTGCAAAAAATATTAAAAGTAATCCTGAATCTGCCAAAAGAATAATAAAACGCATTTTAGCGGAAGGACATGATATCGGCTGCCATTCCTAC belongs to bacterium and includes:
- a CDS encoding ROK family transcriptional regulator: MLRKRKRTPSAWRVERQLIRYVYDLPDITRSDLAKRLGQSPAAISMVIRRLINNGWLRESGRAVSLGGRRPVQLRLASGRAYIAGLEVCPNLIRTVLMDADGSVVNQSREDLTPGASPSEIIKRIVKAAEMATSKADAQADRLLGVGISLSGVVYSETGTAQVTPGLFNWESVDITTEVSKAFKDKLISVDNNARTRLGYEIYNYTNLRNQTVLLIDLNYNIGGALAISGSLYQGVDGAALDLAHLKVCLPSRPPVMMEEIVSEPCILNRIKEELDSGFPSLLRESLKDNSNLTIAQVMRAAQAGDQLCYRVISEVADAIGDAVANLANMLRPKTILFAGDLVNLGSIVLDTVKRHVRLNTLPDVYENLRLAGIESDEYASALGSAHLVLDRWLTDLSPSKDGALHSSQK